In Populus nigra chromosome 1, ddPopNigr1.1, whole genome shotgun sequence, one genomic interval encodes:
- the LOC133706197 gene encoding probable disease resistance protein At4g27220, producing the protein MALESAGESIISMLAKLMVEPVGRQFRYMFCFNNFVEEFNERKQNLVSAKERLQKGVEAAERNAEETYKDVKKWLEDANNEIEGAKPMESEIGKNGKCFTWCPNCMRQFKLSKALAKKSETFRKLGESSEKLKTVAHKAPPQPIEFLTPKEFTPSESSKEALEQIMKALKDDNVNMIGLYGMGGVGKTTLVKEVGRSKVVNSVPFRPEWPKHSIPI; encoded by the coding sequence ATGGCTCTCGAAAGTGCTGGTGAATCCATTATATCTATGCTAGCAAAACTCATGGTGGAACCAGTAGGAAGGCAGTTCCGTTACATGTTCTGTTTCAACAATTTTGTTGAAGAATTCAATGAACGAAAGCAGAACCTGGTTTCGGCAAAAGAACGTCTGCAAAAAGGTGTCGAAGCTGCTGAAAGGAATGCTGAAGAAACTTACAAAGATGTCAAAAAGTGGCTGGAAGATGCAAACAACGAAATTGAAGGTGCGAAGCCTATGGAGAGTGAAATAGGAAAAAATGGCAAATGCTTTACTTGGTGCCCAAACTGCATGCGACAATTCAAGTTAAGCAAGGCACTGGCCAAGAAGTCGGAGACTTTCAGAAAACTTGGAGAAAGTAGCGAAAAGTTGAAAACAGTGGCCCACAAAGCTCCTCCTCAGCCCATAGAATTTCTAACACCAAAAGAATTCACGCCCTCAGAATCGTCAAAAGAAGCTTTGGAACAGATCATGAAAGCTCTCAAAGATGACAACGTCAATATGATCGGACTGTACGGCATGGGAGGGGTGGGTAAAACAACCCTGGTGAAAGAAGTAGGCAGgagcaaggttgtcaattccgttccgttccgtccggaatggccgaaacattccataccaatttaa